Proteins encoded in a region of the Raphanus sativus cultivar WK10039 chromosome 8, ASM80110v3, whole genome shotgun sequence genome:
- the LOC108821602 gene encoding uncharacterized protein LOC108821602, giving the protein MLQKPPFLFISDDNEHNNLRYTSLKDVISSSDGFGSFFSHSVPSQDGILLSEMDSSNIAIRNELVKRAASMYLQSSMIVSAPDTNWFQRFCLKAKHAVDCLRPVYRIFSRSS; this is encoded by the coding sequence ATGTTACAAAAACCACCCTTCCTCTTTATCTCGGACGACAATGAGCACAACAATCTCCGATACACGAGCTTGAAAGATGTGATCTCGAGTTCCGATGGCTTTGGTTCATTCTTTAGTCACTCTGTTCCTTCGCAAGACGGGATTCTCTTGTCGGAAATGGATTCTTCAAACATTGCCATTAGAAACGAGCTAGTGAAAAGAGCAGCTTCGATGTATCTTCAGTCTTCTATGATCGTATCAGCTCCGGACACGAACTGGTTTCAGAGATTCTGTCTGAAGGCTAAGCATGCGGTTGATTGCCTCAGACCGGTTTACCGGATTTTTTCTCGGTCTAGTTAA
- the LOC108831106 gene encoding uncharacterized protein LOC108831106: MVRSELGRRSFLTRAEMAPAPMISRRRCSMSPTLETIFEEKSDDLNYQEYCSKLEVGQGHRLFLLVPAIISAVSCVLLYRHDRVVRFS; this comes from the coding sequence ATGGTTAGATCAGAGTtaggaagaagaagctttttAACTAGAGCAGAGATGGCGCCTGCTCCGATGATTTCTCGTCGGAGGTGTTCAATGTCCCCTACTCTAGAGACCATTTTCGAAGAAAAGTCTGATGATTTAAATTATCAAGAATATTGTTCAAAACTTGAGGTGGGACAAGGACACCGTCTTTTTCTCCTCGTTCCGGCGATCATATCGGCCGTTTCTTGTGTTTTGTTGTATAGACATGATCGTGTTGTTCGATTTTCttga